From one Gracilinanus agilis isolate LMUSP501 chromosome 5, AgileGrace, whole genome shotgun sequence genomic stretch:
- the CD63 gene encoding CD63 antigen: MAVEGGMKCVKFLLYVLVLAFWACAVGLIAVGVAVQFTLNQTIPIGATAVSVVPVVIIAVGAFLFLVAFLGCCATCKENYCLMTTFAIFLSLIVLVEVAATIAGYIFRDKVKSEFEAGFRDQMKEYEKNNSTAEFLDGLQEEFNCCGAANYTDWEHIPLTPKNRVPDSCCVNVTQGCGNGFKPSDINQKGCVEEIGNWLKQKALVLAGAALGITFVEILGVIFACCLMKSIRSGYEVM, from the exons ATGGCAGTCGAAGGAGGAATGAAATGTGTCAAGTTTCTGCTCTATGTCTTAGTGTTGGCCTTCTGG GCCTGCGCAGTGGGGCTGATCGCAGTGGGAGTGGCAGTCCAATTCACCTTGAACCAGACCATACCCATTGGGGCTACAGCGGTATCTGTGGTGCCTGTTGTCATCATAGCTGTGGGCGCCTTTCTCTTCCTGGTGGCCTTCTTGGGCTGTTGTGCAACCTGTAAGGAGAACTACTGTCTCATGACTACG TTTGCCATCTTTCTGTCCCTCATTGTCCTAGTGGAGGTGGCTGCAACCATCGCTGGTTATATCTTCAGGGACAAG GTGAAATCAGAGTTTGAAGCTGGCTTCCGGGATCAGAtgaaggaatatgaaaaaaataactcCACTGCAGAGTTCCTGGATGGTTTGCAGGAAGAA TTCAATTGCTGTGGGGCAGCGAACTACACAGACTGGGAGCACATACCCCTGACACCCAAGAACAGGGTCCCTGACTCTTGTTGTGTCAATGTTACCCAAGGCTGTGGAAATGGCTTCAAACCTTCGGACATTAACCAAAAA GGCTGTGTGGAGGAGATTGGAAATTGGCTAAAGCAAAAAGCTTTGGTGTTGGCTGGTGCTGCACTGGGCATTACATTTGTGGAG atCTTGGGAGTTATCTTTGCCTGCTGCCTCATGAAGAGTATCCGAAGTGGCTATGAGGTGATGTAG
- the RDH5 gene encoding retinol dehydrogenase 5: protein MWLLLLLGALLWGGLWLLRDRLVLPPADAFVFITGCDSGFGRHLALRLDRRGFRVLAACLTPLGAENLKRAASPRLCTTLLDVTDPQNIQRVAEWVGTLVGKKGLFGLVNNAGVAGIIGPTPWLTLEDYRKVLEVNTLGPIGVTLALLPCLKQAQGRIVNITSVLGRLAANGGGYCVSKFGLEAFSDSLRRDIAPFGVRVSIVEPGFFRTSVTSLESVEGALQASWERLPPATQASYGDSFLPKYLKVQRLIMNLICDGDLGKVSSCLEHALTARYPRTRYSPGWDAKLLWLPASYLPASLVDAVLNCVLPKPAQMVC from the exons ATGTGGCTGCTCCTGCTCCTCGGTGCCCTGCTGTGGGGCGGCCTGTGGCTCCTCCGAGACCGCCTGGTCCTGCCCCCCGCTGACGCCTTCGTCTTCATCACCGGCTGCGACTCGGGCTTCGGCCGGCACCTGGCGCTACGGCTGGACAGACGAGGCTTCCGAGTTCTGGCCGCTTGCCTGACACCCTTGGGGGCAGAGAACTTGAAGCGAGCCGCTTCTCCTCGGCTCTGCACCACTCTGCTGGATGTCACCGACCCCCAAAACATCCAGCGAGTGGCCGAGTGGGTGGGGACTCTCGTGGGGAAAAAAG GGCTCTTTGGGCTGGTGAATAACGCGGGGGTGGCTGGGATCATCGGACCTACGCCCTGGCTGACCCTGGAGGATTACCGCAAGGTGCTGGAAGTGAACACGCTGGGGCCCATCGGCGTCACCCTGGCCCTGCTCCCCTGCCTGAAACAGGCCCAGGGGCGGATCGTCAACATCACCAGCGTCCTGGGCCGGCTGGCTGCCAACGGGGGTGGCTACTGTGTCTCCAAATTTGGTCTGGAGGCCTTTTCTGACAGCCTACG GCGGGACATTGCTCCCTTTGGGGTACGGGTCTCTATCGTGGAACCAGGCTTCTTCCGCACATCTGTGACCAGTTTGGAGAGTGTGGAGGGAGCCCTTCAAGCCTCCTGGGAGCGCTTACCTCCTGCCACCCAAGCCAGCTACGGGGACAGCTTTCTCCCCAAGT ACCTGAAGGTGCAGCGGCTCATCATGAATCTGATCTGTGACGGCGACCTGGGCAAGGTGAGCAGCTGCCTGGAGCACGCGCTAACAGCCCGCTACCCCCGGACGAGATACAGCCCTGGATGGGATGCCAAGTTGCTCTGGCTGCCCGCCTCCTACCTGCCCGCCAGCCTGGTCGATGCTGTACTCAATTGTGTTCTTCCTAAACCTGCCCAGATGGTCTGCTGA
- the BLOC1S1 gene encoding biogenesis of lysosome-related organelles complex 1 subunit 1, protein MLSRLLKEHQAKQNERKELQEKRRREAIAAATCLTEALVDHLNVGVAQAYVNQRKLDHEVKTLQVQAAQFAKQTGQWIGMVENFNQALKEIGDVENWARSIELDMRTIATALEYVYKGQLQPAPS, encoded by the exons ATGCTGTCCCGCCTGCTGAAGGAGCACCAAGCGAAGCAGAACGAGCGCAAGGAGCTGCAGG AAAAGAGGCGGCGGGAAGCCATTGCTGCAGCCACGTGCCTGACAGAAGCCCTGGTGGACCACCTCAATGTTGG GGTGGCCCAAGCCTATGTCAATCAGAGGAAGCTGGACCACGAGGTGAAGACACTGCAGGTCCAGGCCGCACAGTTTGCCAAGCAGACAGGCCAGTGGATAGGGATGGTGGAGAACTTCAACCAGGCCCTGAAG GAAATTGGAGACGTGGAGAACTGGGCGCGGAGCATCGAGCTGGACATGAGGACGATCGCCACGGCTCTGGAATACGTCTACAAGGGGCAGCTGCAGCCGGCCCCCTCCTAG